The genomic segment GATCGTCGATCATCGCCTCGAACTTGGCGCGGGTGAGCTTGACCACAAGGTGCTTTGGACCTGTCGCGTCGGCCGTGATAAACGGCAGGTTGATCTCGGTTTCCGTAGCGCTGGATAGCTCTTTTTTCGCGTTTTCGGCGGCGTCTTTGAGCCGTTGAAGCGCCATTTTGTCGTTTTTCAGCTCTACGCCGTTCTCTTTTTTGAACTCTTCGGCAAGCCAATCGATAATGCGGTTGTCAAAATCGTCGCCGCCCAAAAAGGCGTTTCCGTCGGTGGATAGCACCTCGAAAACGCCGTCGCCCACGTCAAGCGCCGTTACGTCGAACGTGCCGCCGCCCAAGTCATACACCAAAATCTTTTCGGCTTTTTGCTTGTCAAGCCCATAGGCAAGCGACGCGGCGGTCGGCTCGTTGATGATTCTAAGCACGTTTAGCCCCGCGATCACGCCCGCCTCTTTGGTAGCTTTGCGCTGCGCGTCGTTGAAATACGCTGGGACGGTGATCACCGCGTCGGTAATTGTTTCGCCCAGAAAATCCTCCGCGTCTTTTTTGAGCTTCATTAGCACTTTCGCCGATATTTCCTGCGGCGTGTAGATTTTGCCGTCCACGTCGATCGCGCACGCGCCGCCCTTATCGACGATGTTGTAGCTTACTTTAGCCTGCGCGCTTTTGGCGTTTTGCTCGTTCATCATCAAACCCATGATTCGCTTGATCGAATAGATGGTCTTTTTGGGATTGGTGATCGCTTGGCGCTTGGCGCTATCGCCAACCAAAACCTCGCCTTTATCGGTGAAAGCCACTATGCTCGGCGTGGTGTTTTTGCCCTCTTTGTTCGGGATAATTTTCACCTCGCCCGCCTCAAAAACCCCCATGCACGAATTGGTCGTGCCTAAGTCGATGCCTAATACCTTGCTCATTGTTTAACTCCTTTTATTTACTGAAACTAAAGACGGACGCAACAATCTTTCCTTGTAACGCCAGCCTTGCTGAAGAACCTGCGCGATCGCGTTTTCCTCCAACGCCTCGTCGTTTGCCTGCATAATCGCCTCGTGCAACGCGGGATCAAAGCCCTCTTCGTGCGTTACGGGCAAAACGCCGTGCTTTTCAAACGCCTTGATCAGCGCCGTCTTGATCAGATTGACCCCCTCTTTTAGCTGCTCAAAATGATCGTTTTGATCGATTTTTAGCGCCAAATCCAGCGCGTCGATCACGGGTAAAAGGTCTTTGGCAAACCTTTCGCTGGCGTAATCGATCGCCTGATACTTCTCCTTTTCCAAACGCTTTTTTATGTTTTCAAACTCCGCGTAGGCTCTTAAATAGCGATCCTGCGCCTCGTTATATTTGGCTTCAAAATCCTCTTCACTCGGTTCGCTTATCTCCTCGGCGATCGCTTCCGATTCGACGCTTTTGTCGTCGATTGTCTCCTCCGCGTTTTGATCTAACTCTTGTTTATCCCGCTCTTCGTTCACTGATCCTCCTTTTTTATATGATTGATAAAACCTAAAAAATCTCTGTTCATCACCCCAAACGCGACAAGTAGCGCGGGTTTTTCGCCTTTTGTTACCTTGTGGGCGACAATCATGGATGGCGAGTCAAACAGCAGTTGCGCGCTCATCTGCGAAGCGATCGCGCCGTCGTATAGGCGCTCAAAATCCACGTAAAAATTATGGGCGTATTCGATAAGCGCGTCGGCGTTGTAGCGTTTTACGCGACCGCGCTCGATCTCTCTTAGGGCGTTATAGAGCGCGTCGATTCTATTGCTTTTGGCAATCTCGATCAGATCGGTTATATCGTAGCCGCAAAACTCGTTCAAAAGCCGCTCGATTGCCGCGTTCGCGCCCAGCGCCGCCTCGCCAAACTCAAAAGCGGCTAATATGCGTCCAAGCCTGCTTTTTGTAACCTCCAGCAAACGGTTTGGCTCGCGCATGGCAAGCAGCGCGTAAAGTCCGTATGCGCGCGCGGCGCTCTCGATCGCCTCTTCGTCGATCGCGCGCGCGGCGTTGGGATCGATCGCCGAAATCCAGTAGCTTTGTAGCGCTAGATCGGTTGGAATCCGTCCCCCGCTACTGTGCAATTGCGTCAAAAAGCCCTCGTCCACCAGCCTCCTAAAGTAGTTGCGGATCGTAGCGGCGCTCACCGACGCGCTAAGCGCCTCTTTTAGCTGCATAGAACCGATTGGCTGCGGGTTTTGAACGTAGCTATAGACGACGGCGTTTAGTATCTCTTGGCGCGTTTTAGTCCGCATACAATCTCCTTTCATACGCTCAATTTAGCGCTCGCAATAAAAATGTGCTAATTTAATTATACATCTTTAGTCTAGTATTGTCAAGGTTTCATCTCGCGCGCTCTTTAAAAACGTTCGGTATAACTCGCGACAAGGATTACGGCGCTACGATATATAGGTTGCGAGCGATCTAGCGCTAAGCGTCCCAAATTATTATCGCTAAAAGCCGATTGTCGCGCGTCTAGTTTAGTCGCTTATTTTATTTTAAGGAGGAGCAGGGAGATTTGATTGTCTGCAAACGATCGCCGACAAGATTTAAATAATGATTGGTAAGCGTCCGCGTCGCCGACGATACGGGGCTACGATAGTTTAAACGCCGCTTAAAAACAGCGTAGTTTAAGGTTGGTTTGCTACAATCGCGCCCTTAATTCGCAAAGGAAAAACCATGAGCAAGCTGACAAAGAGCCTAAACGCCGCGACGCTTCGGCGCGATTGGCTTCTGATCGACGCGAAGGACAAACCATTCGGTCGTCTGATTGGCGAGATCGCCGTTAAACTACGCGGCAAACACAAACCCAGCTTTACCCCGCATGTCGATTGCGGCGATTTCATCGTCGTTATCAACGCCTCGCAAGCGCGTTTTAGCCGCGAGGGCAAGCTCGACAAGGAGTATTACAGACACACCGGTTGGACGGGACACGTAAAAAGCGAAAAGACCTCCGAACTGCTGGCAAAAAACCCCGAAAAGCTATTCAAGTTAGCGACGCGCGGTATGTTGCCAAAAAACAGTTTAGGACGAGAACAGCTTAAAAAGCTGAAAGTATATGCCGGAAGCGAACATCCGCACACCGCGCAAATTAAAGGTTAATAATGGCTACGAAAAAAGCGCAAAAGAAAGTCG from the Helicobacteraceae bacterium genome contains:
- the rplM gene encoding 50S ribosomal protein L13; the encoded protein is MSKLTKSLNAATLRRDWLLIDAKDKPFGRLIGEIAVKLRGKHKPSFTPHVDCGDFIVVINASQARFSREGKLDKEYYRHTGWTGHVKSEKTSELLAKNPEKLFKLATRGMLPKNSLGREQLKKLKVYAGSEHPHTAQIKG
- the grpE gene encoding nucleotide exchange factor GrpE, with the protein product MNEERDKQELDQNAEETIDDKSVESEAIAEEISEPSEEDFEAKYNEAQDRYLRAYAEFENIKKRLEKEKYQAIDYASERFAKDLLPVIDALDLALKIDQNDHFEQLKEGVNLIKTALIKAFEKHGVLPVTHEEGFDPALHEAIMQANDEALEENAIAQVLQQGWRYKERLLRPSLVSVNKRS